The following are from one region of the Stigmatella ashevillena genome:
- a CDS encoding PEGA domain-containing protein, which translates to MRTSAVGFALLLMLVLASAAQAQGMGLDLSGSEPPPSDASDTEDTADPSVGMDLSAESAGAELLPRVVVLGLDTPERAGAAVAGRWLRSLYVAVRGVGQAALGASLKETKERLSDGYETALKCTSASCLAEPAETLDANLLVTARLALEDEGWTLRLWTYDHDRGVVETDSLTGRSPKDAKFQQGGARLLSDRLKSLARPRAVLKVNVNVSQAVVRLGEKTLGVGSLEARVPPVESKLTVEAEEYSTYTKTLNLKPGETSSVDVYLESAGPSPEGPGDEVASAKKKKKSSGPSGPSLFKRPALYTAIAGLVAVGVGAFLGSDAKKVGDKAVDADGDGVIDITRGERIDAQGQAKLATALMAGGAAVTAGSVVWLVVVPTKSAPPPVAPGAGTAPASSTGLHVVFGGSF; encoded by the coding sequence ATGCGTACTTCCGCCGTTGGCTTCGCCCTCTTGCTCATGCTGGTGCTGGCCTCTGCCGCCCAGGCCCAGGGTATGGGGCTGGACCTGTCCGGCTCCGAGCCCCCTCCCTCTGACGCGTCCGACACCGAGGACACCGCAGATCCCTCGGTCGGCATGGACCTCTCGGCCGAGTCGGCGGGCGCGGAGCTGTTGCCGCGCGTCGTCGTGCTGGGCCTGGACACGCCCGAGCGGGCGGGCGCCGCCGTCGCGGGCCGCTGGCTCCGTTCCTTGTATGTCGCTGTGCGCGGTGTCGGACAGGCGGCGCTGGGTGCCTCCCTCAAGGAGACCAAGGAGCGGCTGTCGGATGGGTACGAGACGGCGCTGAAGTGCACGTCGGCCTCCTGTCTGGCCGAGCCTGCGGAGACGCTGGACGCGAACCTGCTCGTCACCGCGCGGCTGGCGCTGGAGGACGAGGGGTGGACGCTGCGGCTGTGGACGTATGATCACGACCGCGGCGTGGTGGAGACGGACTCGCTGACGGGCCGGTCCCCCAAGGATGCGAAGTTCCAGCAGGGCGGCGCCCGGTTGTTGTCCGACCGCCTCAAGTCCCTGGCGCGGCCCCGGGCCGTGCTCAAGGTGAACGTCAACGTGTCCCAGGCGGTGGTGCGCCTGGGCGAGAAGACGCTGGGCGTGGGGAGCCTCGAGGCGCGCGTGCCGCCCGTCGAGTCCAAGCTCACGGTCGAGGCGGAGGAGTACTCCACCTATACGAAGACGTTGAACCTCAAGCCCGGAGAGACGTCGTCGGTGGACGTGTACCTGGAGTCGGCGGGCCCCTCGCCCGAGGGGCCTGGGGATGAAGTGGCCTCCGCGAAGAAGAAGAAGAAGAGCAGCGGTCCTTCCGGGCCCTCTCTCTTCAAGCGGCCCGCGCTCTACACCGCCATCGCGGGACTGGTCGCGGTGGGGGTGGGTGCCTTCCTGGGCAGCGATGCCAAGAAGGTCGGGGACAAAGCCGTGGACGCGGACGGAGATGGGGTCATCGATATCACCCGCGGTGAGCGCATCGATGCGCAAGGCCAGGCCAAGCTCGCCACGGCCTTGATGGCGGGGGGCGCCGCGGTCACGGCGGGCAGTGTGGTGTGGTTGGTGGTCGTCCCCACGAAGAGCGCGCCGCCTCCGGTGGCCCCTGGGGCTGGCACCGCGCCGGCCTCCTCCACCGGCCTTCACGTCGTCTTCGGCGGGAGCTTCTGA
- a CDS encoding amidohydrolase family protein, with the protein MRKDPRLLWVVMTTSLLVLAGCSREESNVCGDGRVGGEEQCDDGNLTPRDGCSQRCILEEGPPPPRECGNGVREVGEACDDGNTQEGDGCEATCVRTPAKATQCAALQPLASGATCEVTRTGTTGARLFAGVVLQDTGVLQGGQVLVDAQGIIQCAACDCSGEPGAAEATLVSCPQGVISPGLINAHDHITYQGPPSARTDEKYEYRYDWLRGNNQHTPLRNDDSTQTTIRWGELRQVMSGTTSVAGSGGQPGLLRNVDKESETTTGGNQQGLNEPPLYYQTFPLADSSGKVELTEGCGYAQFGFDTLAEIPTNAAYLPHVAEGIKESSRNEFRCMSGAGGRQNLLTRQTAIIHGIALKVEDMAFLAEQGTDLVWSPRSNISLYGDTALVTAYQQMGITIALGTDWLSSGSMNLLRELQCADTFNTTYLSRTFTDEELWRMVTANAAELTDTQEKLGRITRGRVADLAIFRLRGFAASPHRAVITANAEDVVLTMRGGKPLYGDQPLVDALVEEECETLEVCGASRALCLSTEVKEGSYAALALANATQYPLFFCNQTPLNEPSCVPQRASTSTSWPAVVNQSTAYSGQPRSEDLDADGIRDTEDNCPLLFNPIRPLDNGVQADTDGDGVGDVCDLCPLKVGTTDCAVPPADDEDGDGRKNWEDNCPYVANADQSDTDGDGRGDACDACAAANPGAMACNATPYSIKKPSLGTPPLLDHKVTVESMLVTAVETGGFFIQMSPTETMRYQGPDYSGIYVYTDSKPKVVAGDLITVTSAVVKSYYGQMELTEPTVTKISGGHPLPAPVAVTPREVRTGGPRAEALEAVLVEVAGVFVTKVEPSPGPRDSSPAHEFVVDTQRGTDGEAVGLRVNDFVYKLEPLPAVGTKYRFLRGVLNLRNGHTKLEPRGPPDFVAPPPALTVFGPSGQYLRVGQSGGATFPNALSVRMGNTYFEDVTVTLESSSSAVGFAQGGTVTIPMGQRSAWVELVPGAPARDVTLTARVEDSARTATVHVLDTQEPAGLSSLLPQEAVTAAGRSVLYTVKLDRPAPEGSQMTFSVDPPEFGTVFPASVDVPLNALEVRFRFTASETPSVSQGTLTVVRGSETLGTSVSLTSQPLPALSGLSPSTAVLVEPGAVQPFSVTLNAPALYDTPVELAALPDLVDEPFGTVPALAVVPKAEASATFSFTADQVDKVNGRVEAKTEDASFFTQVQVGTALPALISFSPAKSNIVAGRSRTFTVTLDRPALGNTVVALAVEPASGVGTVPATVTVPAGGTTATFDFMAVAEPTVTGAAVTARLGGAALTATVTLVPSLEGLVINEVDYDQTGTDTKEFVEIYNASSRTLPLSRVVLVYVNGLATSLKEYGRKALSPAVELKPGEYLLVGSTALLDTVTSPNVKKIINSSSIQNGDPDAVALYDTALDELVDTLSYGGQVANASLEGTATKFDFQEGAGSTKTLKDVETGSLSRLPNGTDTQRNAEDFRFTTAITPGADNVMSFGP; encoded by the coding sequence ATGCGCAAGGATCCTCGTCTCCTCTGGGTGGTGATGACCACCAGCCTTCTCGTGTTGGCAGGCTGCTCCCGGGAAGAAAGCAATGTCTGTGGCGATGGGCGTGTGGGAGGGGAGGAGCAGTGCGATGACGGCAACCTCACCCCCAGGGATGGATGCAGCCAGCGCTGTATCCTCGAGGAGGGGCCTCCACCGCCTCGGGAATGTGGCAACGGGGTGCGCGAGGTGGGGGAGGCATGTGACGACGGCAACACGCAAGAGGGGGACGGCTGCGAGGCCACCTGCGTGCGGACGCCTGCGAAAGCCACCCAGTGCGCTGCCTTGCAGCCCTTGGCCTCGGGCGCCACCTGTGAGGTGACGCGGACGGGCACCACCGGGGCGCGGCTCTTCGCGGGGGTGGTGCTCCAGGACACCGGGGTGCTTCAGGGCGGACAGGTGCTGGTGGATGCCCAGGGAATCATCCAGTGCGCGGCTTGCGATTGTTCCGGTGAGCCGGGGGCCGCCGAGGCCACCCTCGTTTCTTGCCCGCAGGGGGTCATCTCCCCGGGACTCATCAACGCGCACGACCACATCACCTACCAGGGCCCGCCCAGCGCGCGCACCGACGAGAAGTACGAGTACCGCTACGACTGGCTCCGGGGCAACAACCAGCACACGCCGCTGCGCAACGACGACAGCACCCAGACCACCATCCGCTGGGGGGAGCTGCGGCAGGTGATGTCGGGCACCACCTCCGTGGCGGGCAGTGGCGGCCAGCCGGGCTTGCTGCGCAACGTGGACAAGGAGAGCGAGACCACCACCGGAGGGAACCAGCAGGGGCTGAACGAGCCCCCCCTCTATTACCAGACGTTCCCGCTGGCGGACTCCTCCGGCAAGGTTGAGCTGACCGAGGGGTGTGGCTACGCGCAGTTTGGCTTTGACACGCTGGCGGAGATTCCCACCAACGCTGCCTACCTCCCCCACGTGGCCGAGGGCATCAAGGAATCGTCGCGCAATGAGTTCCGCTGCATGTCGGGCGCCGGCGGGCGGCAGAACCTGCTCACGCGCCAGACGGCCATCATCCACGGCATCGCTCTGAAAGTAGAGGACATGGCGTTCCTGGCGGAGCAGGGCACGGACCTCGTCTGGTCTCCGCGCTCGAACATCTCCTTATATGGAGATACGGCGCTGGTGACGGCGTACCAGCAGATGGGCATCACCATCGCGTTGGGAACGGACTGGCTGAGCTCGGGCTCGATGAACCTGCTGCGCGAGCTTCAGTGCGCGGACACCTTCAACACCACCTATCTGTCACGCACCTTCACGGACGAGGAGCTGTGGCGCATGGTCACCGCCAACGCCGCGGAGCTCACCGACACCCAGGAGAAGCTGGGCCGCATCACCCGGGGCCGGGTGGCGGACCTCGCCATCTTCCGGCTGCGGGGCTTCGCCGCTTCGCCCCATCGGGCCGTCATCACCGCCAACGCCGAGGACGTGGTGCTGACGATGCGGGGGGGCAAGCCTCTCTATGGCGACCAGCCGCTGGTGGACGCCCTGGTGGAGGAGGAGTGCGAGACCTTGGAGGTGTGTGGGGCGAGCCGGGCGCTGTGCTTGAGCACCGAGGTGAAGGAGGGCTCCTACGCCGCGCTCGCGTTGGCCAATGCCACGCAGTACCCGCTCTTCTTCTGTAACCAGACGCCGTTGAATGAGCCGTCCTGCGTTCCCCAGCGGGCCTCGACCAGCACCTCCTGGCCCGCCGTGGTGAACCAGTCCACGGCCTACAGCGGCCAGCCGCGGTCCGAGGACCTGGACGCGGACGGCATCCGCGACACGGAAGACAACTGTCCTCTCCTGTTCAACCCCATCCGCCCGCTGGACAATGGCGTTCAGGCGGACACGGATGGGGACGGGGTGGGCGATGTGTGTGATCTCTGCCCGCTGAAAGTGGGCACCACGGATTGTGCGGTCCCTCCCGCCGATGACGAGGACGGGGATGGAAGGAAGAACTGGGAGGACAACTGCCCCTACGTGGCCAATGCGGACCAGTCGGACACGGATGGGGATGGACGAGGAGACGCGTGTGATGCGTGCGCCGCGGCCAATCCGGGCGCCATGGCCTGCAACGCGACGCCCTACAGCATCAAGAAGCCAAGCCTGGGGACCCCGCCTCTGCTGGACCACAAGGTGACCGTGGAGAGCATGTTGGTGACAGCGGTGGAGACCGGCGGCTTCTTCATCCAGATGTCTCCCACCGAGACGATGCGTTACCAGGGGCCGGACTACTCGGGCATCTACGTCTACACCGACTCGAAGCCGAAGGTGGTGGCGGGGGATCTCATCACCGTCACCTCCGCGGTGGTGAAGAGCTACTACGGCCAGATGGAGCTGACAGAGCCGACCGTGACGAAGATCTCGGGAGGCCATCCGCTGCCCGCCCCCGTGGCGGTGACCCCCCGTGAGGTGCGCACCGGAGGCCCCCGGGCCGAGGCGCTGGAGGCCGTGCTGGTGGAGGTGGCCGGCGTCTTCGTGACGAAGGTGGAGCCCAGCCCAGGCCCCCGAGACTCGTCTCCAGCGCATGAGTTCGTCGTGGACACCCAGCGGGGCACGGATGGAGAGGCCGTGGGGCTCCGGGTGAATGATTTCGTGTACAAGCTGGAGCCGCTCCCGGCGGTGGGCACGAAGTACCGTTTCCTGCGCGGGGTGCTGAACCTGCGCAATGGCCATACGAAGCTGGAGCCCCGGGGGCCCCCGGATTTCGTGGCGCCGCCGCCTGCGCTCACCGTGTTCGGCCCCTCGGGCCAGTACCTGCGCGTGGGGCAGAGCGGAGGGGCGACCTTCCCGAACGCCCTCTCGGTGCGGATGGGGAACACCTACTTCGAGGACGTGACCGTCACCCTGGAGTCCAGCTCCTCGGCGGTGGGTTTTGCCCAGGGCGGCACGGTCACCATCCCCATGGGCCAGCGGTCGGCCTGGGTGGAACTGGTGCCCGGAGCCCCCGCGCGGGATGTCACCTTGACCGCGCGGGTGGAGGACTCGGCGCGGACCGCCACGGTGCACGTGCTCGACACGCAGGAACCGGCGGGGTTGAGTTCGCTCCTTCCTCAGGAGGCGGTGACGGCGGCGGGCCGCTCGGTGCTCTACACCGTCAAGCTGGATCGTCCGGCGCCCGAAGGCTCCCAGATGACCTTCTCCGTGGATCCGCCGGAGTTCGGCACCGTGTTCCCGGCCTCGGTGGACGTGCCGCTCAACGCCTTGGAGGTGCGCTTCCGCTTCACCGCCTCCGAGACGCCTTCCGTCTCCCAGGGAACCCTCACGGTGGTGAGGGGCAGCGAGACCTTGGGGACCTCGGTGTCGTTGACCTCCCAGCCCCTGCCGGCGCTGTCGGGCCTGTCTCCCAGCACGGCGGTCCTGGTGGAGCCCGGAGCGGTACAGCCCTTCTCCGTCACGCTCAATGCGCCCGCCCTCTACGATACGCCGGTGGAGCTGGCGGCGCTGCCCGACCTGGTGGATGAGCCATTCGGCACGGTGCCCGCGCTGGCCGTGGTCCCCAAGGCGGAGGCCTCGGCCACCTTCTCGTTCACGGCGGATCAGGTGGACAAGGTGAATGGCAGGGTGGAGGCGAAGACGGAGGATGCCTCCTTCTTTACGCAAGTGCAGGTGGGAACCGCCTTGCCGGCGTTGATCAGCTTCTCTCCCGCGAAGTCGAACATCGTGGCGGGCAGGAGCAGGACCTTCACGGTGACGCTCGACCGGCCCGCGTTGGGCAACACGGTTGTGGCGCTGGCTGTTGAGCCGGCCAGCGGCGTCGGTACCGTACCGGCCACCGTCACGGTGCCTGCTGGAGGGACGACGGCCACCTTCGACTTCATGGCGGTGGCCGAGCCCACGGTGACGGGCGCGGCCGTGACGGCCCGCCTCGGAGGGGCAGCCCTCACGGCCACGGTCACCCTCGTGCCTTCCCTGGAGGGGCTCGTCATCAACGAGGTGGATTATGATCAGACGGGTACGGACACGAAGGAGTTCGTGGAGATCTACAACGCGTCGAGCCGGACCCTTCCGCTGTCCCGGGTGGTGCTCGTCTACGTCAACGGCCTCGCCACGTCGCTGAAGGAATACGGCCGGAAGGCACTCTCGCCGGCGGTGGAGTTGAAGCCGGGCGAGTACCTGCTCGTGGGCTCCACGGCGCTGTTGGACACGGTGACCTCTCCGAACGTGAAGAAGATTATCAACTCGTCCAGCATCCAGAATGGGGATCCGGATGCCGTGGCGCTCTATGACACGGCCCTGGACGAGCTCGTGGACACCCTCTCCTACGGAGGGCAGGTGGCCAATGCCTCTCTGGAGGGCACGGCGACGAAGTTCGACTTCCAAGAGGGGGCTGGCTCCACGAAGACCCTGAAGGACGTGGAGACGGGCTCGCTGTCACGGCTGCCGAATGGAACGGACACGCAGCGCAACGCCGAGGACTTCCGGTTCACCACGGCCATCACGCCGGGAGCGGACAACGTGATGTCATTCGGGCCGTAA
- a CDS encoding serine/threonine-protein kinase, with the protein MGGEDLIAQTVLSSMSSPNNTGRSDREIQEGDVLGNYQLERLLGEGSMGRVFQARHVRLGRQVALKVLRPEHARDSGFVRRFFQEARSVNQINHEHIVEIFDFVEEPDKGLVYCVMELLRGQSLAQVLREDRLTLERIQRIGVQVCAALGAAHALGVVHRDVKPDNLFLTHRSGMVDFVKVLDFGVAKILTSEGTNGTLDGTIIGTPTYMAPEQAAGLPVDHRADIYAVGNLLYELLAGHPPFQAPAFGQLVVQIITQPPPALPDRLASGEPMPPSLAALVLRCLAKEPEARPQKLAEVTTALLMLGGVKRSDVALDEDDEDSIPTRRMKAVKTSLLHHRRAPVLIGGMALAMLAGGLTWRGMESLWRSEAAVVAAPVVVAEPVTLDVRTVPAGARVVRADTGEPLGVTPLVKQLPRSNEALGLRVELAGHVSQEREVRLDANAFLEVPLTKVPAPVVAPAALPKAVPSKAAPSKAAPSKAAPSKATSRKDIKRDELIDPFAM; encoded by the coding sequence ATGGGTGGTGAAGACCTCATCGCGCAGACCGTGCTTTCCAGCATGTCCTCCCCCAACAACACGGGCCGGAGCGATAGGGAAATCCAGGAAGGAGATGTCCTGGGCAACTATCAGCTCGAACGGCTTCTGGGCGAAGGCTCCATGGGCCGGGTCTTCCAGGCACGCCACGTGCGGCTTGGGAGGCAGGTGGCGCTCAAGGTGCTTCGTCCCGAGCATGCCCGGGACAGTGGCTTCGTGCGGCGCTTCTTCCAGGAGGCCCGCTCCGTCAACCAGATCAACCACGAGCACATCGTGGAGATCTTCGACTTCGTGGAGGAGCCGGACAAGGGGCTCGTCTACTGCGTGATGGAGCTGCTGCGCGGGCAGAGCCTGGCCCAGGTGCTGCGGGAGGACCGGCTGACGCTGGAGCGCATCCAGCGCATTGGCGTCCAGGTGTGCGCGGCGCTCGGCGCGGCGCACGCGCTGGGCGTGGTGCACCGGGACGTCAAGCCCGACAACCTCTTTCTCACCCACCGCAGCGGCATGGTGGACTTCGTCAAGGTGCTCGACTTCGGCGTGGCGAAGATCCTCACCTCCGAGGGGACCAACGGCACGCTGGACGGCACCATCATTGGAACGCCTACCTACATGGCGCCCGAGCAGGCCGCGGGGCTGCCGGTGGACCACCGCGCCGACATCTATGCCGTGGGCAACCTCCTCTATGAGCTGCTGGCGGGGCACCCACCGTTCCAGGCGCCCGCCTTCGGGCAGCTCGTGGTGCAGATCATCACCCAGCCGCCGCCGGCGTTGCCGGACCGGTTGGCGTCCGGCGAGCCCATGCCGCCCTCGCTGGCGGCGCTCGTGCTGCGCTGCCTCGCCAAGGAGCCGGAGGCCCGGCCTCAGAAGCTCGCCGAGGTGACGACCGCGCTGCTGATGCTCGGCGGCGTGAAGCGCTCGGACGTGGCGCTGGACGAGGACGACGAGGATTCCATCCCCACCCGCCGCATGAAGGCGGTGAAGACCTCTCTGCTGCATCACCGGCGTGCGCCCGTGCTGATCGGCGGCATGGCGTTGGCGATGCTGGCGGGGGGACTCACCTGGCGGGGCATGGAGAGCCTGTGGCGCTCGGAAGCGGCCGTGGTGGCAGCACCCGTGGTCGTGGCGGAGCCGGTCACGCTCGATGTGCGCACGGTGCCCGCGGGGGCGCGGGTGGTGCGCGCGGACACCGGCGAGCCGCTCGGGGTGACCCCGCTGGTGAAGCAGTTGCCGAGATCCAACGAGGCCCTGGGGCTGCGCGTGGAGCTGGCCGGTCACGTCTCTCAGGAGCGAGAGGTGCGCTTGGATGCCAACGCCTTCCTCGAGGTGCCCCTGACGAAGGTCCCGGCGCCGGTGGTGGCTCCGGCCGCGTTGCCCAAGGCCGTGCCGTCGAAGGCCGCGCCGTCGAAGGCCGCGCCGTCGAAGGCCGCGCCGTCGAAGGCCACGTCCCGGAAGGATATCAAGCGCGATGAACTCATTGATCCGTTCGCGATGTGA
- a CDS encoding FHA domain-containing protein, whose protein sequence is MARSLLLSLLVRQHMALKARFQARYPHPWLVWEAGAWNVPETGVQNVAATQLPAPDLRDCLPAGDALCFELIPPSSPQRVLRLGRASSNELVINDATVSREHITLSSDAEGQWRVEALSTAGLVKLDGALLQPGRPYPLKPEAHLELGDARLTFHGPEDFSARLGRIAARLTEQMNQARVG, encoded by the coding sequence ATGGCGCGCTCCCTCTTGCTCTCGCTCCTCGTCCGTCAACACATGGCCCTCAAAGCGCGGTTTCAGGCCCGCTACCCTCACCCCTGGCTGGTCTGGGAGGCAGGCGCCTGGAATGTGCCCGAAACGGGCGTGCAGAACGTCGCGGCCACCCAGCTCCCCGCGCCGGATCTCCGCGACTGCCTGCCCGCGGGAGATGCGCTCTGCTTCGAGCTGATCCCCCCCAGCAGCCCCCAGCGCGTGCTGCGGCTGGGCCGCGCCTCGAGCAACGAGCTCGTCATCAACGATGCCACCGTCTCGCGCGAGCACATCACCCTGTCCTCGGACGCGGAGGGGCAGTGGCGGGTGGAGGCGCTGTCCACGGCGGGCCTGGTGAAGCTCGACGGGGCGCTGTTGCAACCGGGACGCCCCTACCCCTTGAAGCCCGAGGCGCACCTCGAGCTGGGCGATGCGCGGCTCACCTTCCATGGCCCGGAGGACTTCTCGGCCCGCCTGGGCCGCATCGCCGCCCGTCTGACCGAGCAGATGAACCAGGCCCGGGTAGGGTAA
- a CDS encoding serine/threonine-protein kinase, with amino-acid sequence MTTHPSAVSRFLKSHLRRDSQARETSVAGYMAGLAAACLVAVGALGPYIGWGLTRALLGLVALLCVYYTILWRALGAGWFHPIIHWLNVAIEVSIPSVVLAFDLRFQGPIYALTAPTLVIWGTLVVLAALRTQPMLALMAGGLAAGEYLLLYFFFVRPLLPEEPLLTLTPPFIIMRAVFLLSSGVATAILARHFVRKTGEALAALREQEVMGKYLLHERIGSGGMAEVYRATYCPEGGFEKQVALKRILPHFADDAGFVSLFRREAELCSTLHHPNIVQVFDLGRHANTYFLAMEYVDGLPLSTLLRALGERRLPPAAVAFLGAELAAALDYLHRRTGRTGEPLHLVHRDLNPPNVLLSRLGEVKLSDFGIARDAARAQLTVVGTVRGKLGYMAPEQVLAQPLDGRMDLFALGLTLHEALTGRRLLEGEGEAPLMLAVMEQEFKPPSHSRPDVSPALDAVVMRLLERDVNRRPATSGEVRQQLLNLTGEEAPYPNGQAALTLAIQEALLHLHRASGAVSSPQRRTEIDHRLEASSG; translated from the coding sequence ATGACGACGCACCCTTCCGCGGTTTCCCGTTTCCTCAAGAGCCACCTCCGCCGGGATTCCCAGGCCCGGGAGACGTCCGTGGCGGGCTACATGGCGGGACTGGCCGCTGCATGTCTGGTCGCAGTGGGGGCGCTGGGGCCCTACATCGGCTGGGGCCTGACACGCGCGCTGCTGGGGCTCGTCGCCTTGCTCTGTGTTTACTACACCATCCTCTGGCGAGCCCTGGGGGCAGGCTGGTTCCACCCCATCATCCACTGGCTCAACGTGGCCATCGAGGTCAGCATCCCCTCGGTGGTGCTGGCCTTCGACTTGCGCTTCCAGGGGCCCATCTACGCGCTCACCGCGCCCACGCTCGTCATCTGGGGAACGCTGGTGGTGCTGGCAGCGCTGCGCACCCAACCCATGCTGGCGCTGATGGCCGGCGGGCTCGCGGCCGGTGAGTACCTGCTGCTCTACTTCTTCTTCGTGCGCCCGCTGCTGCCCGAGGAGCCGCTGCTCACCCTCACCCCGCCCTTCATCATCATGCGCGCGGTGTTCCTGCTGAGCTCCGGGGTGGCCACCGCCATCCTCGCCCGGCACTTCGTGCGCAAGACGGGCGAGGCGCTCGCGGCCCTGCGAGAGCAGGAAGTCATGGGCAAGTACCTGCTGCACGAGCGCATCGGCTCGGGCGGCATGGCGGAGGTGTACCGCGCCACCTATTGCCCCGAGGGCGGCTTCGAGAAGCAGGTGGCCCTCAAGCGCATCCTCCCCCACTTCGCGGATGACGCCGGGTTCGTCAGCCTGTTCCGCCGGGAGGCGGAGCTGTGCTCCACGCTGCACCACCCCAACATCGTCCAAGTGTTTGACTTGGGGCGGCATGCAAACACGTACTTCCTGGCCATGGAGTATGTGGATGGCCTTCCCTTGAGCACGTTGCTCCGGGCCCTCGGCGAGCGGAGGTTGCCCCCGGCCGCGGTGGCCTTCCTCGGGGCGGAGCTGGCCGCGGCGCTGGACTACCTGCACCGGCGCACCGGGCGCACCGGCGAGCCCCTGCACCTGGTGCACCGGGATTTGAATCCGCCCAACGTGCTGCTCTCCCGCCTGGGCGAGGTGAAGCTGTCGGACTTCGGCATTGCCCGGGACGCGGCCCGCGCGCAGCTCACCGTGGTGGGCACCGTGCGAGGCAAGCTGGGCTACATGGCCCCGGAGCAGGTCCTTGCCCAGCCCCTGGACGGGCGCATGGATCTGTTCGCCCTGGGGCTCACCCTCCATGAGGCCCTCACTGGGCGACGCCTCTTGGAGGGCGAAGGGGAGGCACCCTTGATGCTCGCCGTCATGGAGCAGGAGTTCAAACCGCCCTCCCACTCCCGGCCTGACGTCTCCCCCGCGCTGGACGCGGTGGTGATGCGGCTGCTGGAGCGCGACGTGAACCGGCGGCCCGCCACCAGCGGCGAGGTGCGCCAGCAGTTGCTCAACCTGACGGGCGAGGAAGCCCCCTACCCCAATGGCCAGGCCGCCCTCACCCTGGCCATTCAGGAGGCGCTGCTCCACCTGCACCGGGCTTCGGGCGCGGTGTCCTCGCCCCAGCGGCGCACCGAAATCGACCACCGGCTCGAAGCCAGCTCAGGGTAG
- a CDS encoding tetratricopeptide repeat protein: MNSLIRSRCERGGRLLGLVLLLGLLMPLAARAAAPTEQAKAEARVKFAEGNAFYEKGNYRQALASFDAAYRLVPLPAFLFNVAQCHRQLGSYEHAASFYRRYLSLSEKEPPNAPMVKELITEMDARAQAASKPKPERPTAAAVRESDARAVPKREVSLKEAERQAVSSRTSGTSGTSSVSRSALAPRVKEVREPLTHKWWVWAGAGAALLLTGGIVYAVTAPDPRPTSLGTVSAR; the protein is encoded by the coding sequence ATGAACTCATTGATCCGTTCGCGATGTGAGCGGGGAGGACGGCTCCTCGGTCTCGTGTTGCTGCTGGGGCTGCTGATGCCCCTGGCCGCGCGGGCCGCGGCTCCCACGGAGCAAGCCAAGGCCGAGGCCCGGGTGAAGTTCGCCGAGGGCAACGCCTTCTATGAGAAGGGCAACTACCGTCAGGCCCTGGCGTCATTCGACGCGGCCTACAGGCTGGTGCCCCTGCCCGCCTTCCTCTTCAACGTGGCCCAGTGCCACCGCCAGCTCGGCAGCTACGAGCACGCGGCCTCCTTCTACCGGCGCTACCTGTCCCTCTCGGAGAAGGAGCCGCCCAATGCGCCCATGGTGAAGGAGCTCATCACGGAGATGGACGCCCGGGCACAGGCGGCCTCGAAGCCGAAGCCCGAACGCCCCACGGCCGCGGCGGTCCGCGAATCGGACGCGCGGGCCGTGCCAAAGCGGGAAGTCTCCCTCAAGGAGGCCGAGCGCCAGGCGGTGAGCAGCCGCACCTCGGGCACCTCGGGCACTTCCTCGGTGTCTCGGTCTGCCCTGGCGCCGAGGGTGAAGGAGGTGCGAGAGCCCCTCACGCACAAGTGGTGGGTCTGGGCGGGAGCCGGGGCGGCCTTGCTGCTGACGGGCGGAATCGTCTACGCGGTGACCGCGCCGGATCCCCGGCCCACGTCCCTCGGCACCGTCTCGGCCCGCTGA
- a CDS encoding ATP-grasp domain-containing protein, producing MDVALVTYAGLPGLDAHDALLVPALADLGLKARPCLWDDPQLDWSLPQVTVVRSVWDSHLRRDAFVDWAARVGRLTRLYNPPEVLRWNTHKAYLRELQAQGIAFTPTVWVPPGGTVNVEALMRERGWQAVILKPVVSADALKTYRFAHAEAARAQEQLALLAAEGEVMVQPYLTTFDTEGERAYIFFDGAFSHAVRRPPGLKDAPRTFQAPHLLEPRPEELRLAEEVLAAVGQPLLYARVDVATDLSGRPCLQELEATEPHLFLGLDGHAPLRLAQAIARKL from the coding sequence ATGGACGTCGCCCTCGTCACCTATGCCGGCCTGCCCGGGCTCGACGCCCACGATGCCTTGCTCGTTCCCGCGCTCGCGGACCTGGGGCTGAAGGCCCGCCCCTGCCTGTGGGATGATCCCCAACTGGACTGGAGCCTTCCCCAGGTGACGGTGGTGCGCTCCGTCTGGGACAGCCACCTGCGGCGAGACGCTTTCGTGGACTGGGCCGCCCGGGTGGGCCGCCTCACCCGGCTCTACAATCCCCCCGAGGTGCTGCGCTGGAACACCCACAAGGCCTACCTGCGCGAGCTGCAAGCCCAGGGCATCGCTTTCACACCCACCGTCTGGGTTCCCCCCGGGGGAACGGTGAACGTGGAAGCGCTGATGCGCGAGCGGGGGTGGCAGGCGGTGATCCTCAAGCCGGTGGTGTCCGCCGACGCGCTGAAGACATACCGCTTCGCGCATGCCGAGGCCGCGCGGGCCCAGGAGCAGCTGGCCCTGCTGGCCGCCGAGGGCGAAGTGATGGTGCAGCCCTACCTCACCACCTTCGACACGGAAGGGGAGCGCGCCTACATCTTCTTCGATGGGGCCTTCAGCCACGCCGTGCGCCGACCGCCGGGCCTGAAGGACGCGCCCCGCACCTTCCAGGCCCCGCATCTGCTCGAACCCCGGCCCGAGGAGCTCCGGCTCGCGGAGGAGGTCCTGGCCGCCGTGGGCCAGCCCCTCTTGTACGCCCGTGTCGATGTGGCCACGGATCTCTCGGGGCGCCCTTGCCTGCAAGAGCTGGAAGCGACCGAGCCTCACTTGTTCCTCGGACTCGACGGCCACGCCCCGCTGCGCCTCGCCCAGGCCATTGCCCGGAAACTGTAA